The following are encoded together in the Sandaracinaceae bacterium genome:
- a CDS encoding RNB domain-containing ribonuclease, which translates to MKPRSRYLARLRRRDGAECVAHDPWPSAADVADEASPPYEGDGEAGDWAEVVVSDGVARGPVYARAGSALASLIDIAARHGLDPVFPPAVEREVEALFEGAGEAPPGTDDPGLADLSELPFVTIDNESSRDLDQALHLSRDGDGYRVRYALADASYYVRPGTALFDEALARGSSFYLPGWMVPMLPRRLSEDLVSLNPGVPRRAFVFDMHVDGDGRCTRTLVIRARIQSQAKLSYDGVQAWLERPQSATAPWSDSLRLLAEVGQKRIEDATERDVVRHRRRSVEVGLEAGVEGLRSFVMDSAMRNDVERYNEQISLLCNVEGAKLLAAARDDAGMQAIFRVHPSPPAARLEGFQAMTETLGALHGLAPWRRGEQSLAAYLASLPWEGERARASRAIQRQAILINVRSTFSDEAAEHHGVGAPVYARFSSPMREIVGVFLHKELWESLHGESLKAEGAPDDETLRAAVIEAANRSKALQRRLTALGNRLAIDQLFARDVEAETAPTRRGTVMGLTHGKLHLQLDDPAIDVKLYRADLERALGVELRLTDGDTAWRVRGDDGREVAQVGAPLDVRVSHRDVGRDRWVLLPLRAPARS; encoded by the coding sequence GTGAAGCCGCGATCACGTTACCTCGCTCGGCTGCGCCGACGAGACGGCGCGGAGTGCGTCGCACACGACCCGTGGCCGAGCGCCGCGGACGTGGCCGACGAAGCCTCCCCACCCTACGAGGGCGACGGCGAGGCGGGCGACTGGGCCGAGGTCGTCGTCTCGGACGGCGTCGCGCGCGGCCCCGTCTACGCGAGGGCGGGCTCCGCGCTCGCCTCGCTGATCGACATCGCCGCCCGCCACGGGCTGGACCCGGTCTTCCCGCCCGCGGTCGAGCGAGAGGTGGAGGCGCTTTTCGAGGGCGCCGGAGAGGCCCCGCCGGGGACCGATGACCCGGGCCTCGCCGACCTGAGCGAGCTGCCCTTCGTGACCATCGACAACGAGAGCTCGCGGGATCTCGACCAGGCGCTGCATCTCTCGCGCGACGGGGACGGCTACCGCGTCCGCTACGCGCTCGCCGACGCGAGCTACTACGTGCGGCCGGGCACCGCGCTCTTCGACGAGGCGCTCGCGCGCGGCTCGAGCTTCTATCTGCCGGGCTGGATGGTGCCGATGCTCCCGCGTCGCCTGAGCGAGGATCTGGTCTCGCTCAACCCGGGCGTGCCGCGCCGCGCGTTCGTGTTCGACATGCACGTCGACGGCGACGGCCGCTGCACGCGGACGCTCGTGATCCGCGCGCGCATCCAGAGCCAGGCGAAGCTCAGCTACGACGGCGTGCAGGCCTGGCTCGAGCGCCCCCAGAGCGCGACGGCCCCGTGGAGCGACAGCCTGCGCTTGCTCGCGGAGGTGGGACAGAAGCGCATCGAAGACGCGACCGAGCGAGACGTGGTGCGACATCGACGCCGCTCGGTCGAGGTCGGGCTCGAGGCCGGCGTCGAGGGGCTGCGCTCGTTCGTCATGGACTCGGCCATGCGCAACGACGTCGAGCGGTACAACGAGCAGATCTCGCTGCTCTGCAACGTCGAGGGCGCGAAGCTCCTCGCCGCCGCGCGCGACGACGCGGGCATGCAAGCCATCTTCCGTGTTCACCCCTCGCCACCGGCCGCTCGCCTGGAGGGGTTTCAGGCGATGACGGAGACGCTGGGCGCCCTGCACGGCCTCGCTCCCTGGCGGCGCGGCGAGCAGAGCCTGGCCGCGTACCTCGCGTCGTTGCCCTGGGAGGGCGAGCGCGCCCGCGCGAGCCGGGCGATCCAGCGACAGGCGATCCTGATCAACGTGCGGTCGACGTTCAGTGACGAGGCGGCCGAGCACCACGGGGTGGGCGCGCCGGTCTACGCGCGCTTCAGCTCCCCGATGCGCGAGATCGTCGGCGTGTTCCTGCACAAGGAGCTCTGGGAGAGCCTGCACGGCGAGTCGCTGAAGGCGGAAGGCGCCCCGGATGACGAGACCCTCCGCGCCGCGGTCATCGAGGCGGCGAACCGGAGCAAAGCCCTGCAGCGCCGGCTGACCGCGCTCGGCAACCGGCTCGCGATCGATCAGCTCTTCGCGCGCGACGTCGAGGCCGAGACCGCGCCGACGCGGCGGGGCACCGTCATGGGGCTCACCCACGGCAAGCTCCACCTCCAGCTCGACGACCCGGCGATCGACGTGAAGCTCTATCGCGCCGACCTCGAGCGGGCCCTCGGCGTCGAGCTCCGCCTGACCGACGGCGACACCGCGTGGCGCGTGCGGGGAGACGACGGACGCGAGGTGGCGCAGGTCGGGGCTCCGCTCGACGTGCGGGTCTCCCACCGCGACGTGGGGCGTGATCGCTGGGTCCTCCTACCGCTCCGTGCCCCCGCGCGCAGCTGA
- a CDS encoding DUF2914 domain-containing protein produces the protein MKTNLKLLAGGVAGLLTALGLIVGFAFWASSGADTSRAEARETEAPVATIPSPELEMPMTNTHRDPVVAPLPVAEEAPARDPYAPTLAEGRVRVRRLVVASGVSGHEPTGADDVFEVGAQRRVYAFVEAVNETGEDVAVEVTFEPASGESVGHVSLDVPAGTPRWRTWAFTRHVYTTGRWHAVVRHPDGREIARRAFDVVD, from the coding sequence ATGAAGACCAACCTGAAGCTCCTCGCCGGCGGCGTCGCCGGTCTGCTCACCGCGCTGGGCCTGATCGTCGGCTTCGCCTTCTGGGCGTCGTCGGGGGCGGACACGTCGCGCGCCGAGGCAAGGGAGACCGAGGCCCCGGTCGCCACCATCCCTTCCCCCGAGCTCGAGATGCCGATGACGAACACACATCGGGATCCGGTCGTGGCCCCGCTCCCGGTCGCCGAGGAGGCGCCCGCGCGTGATCCGTACGCGCCCACCCTCGCCGAGGGCCGCGTACGCGTGCGCCGCCTGGTCGTGGCGAGCGGCGTCTCTGGCCACGAGCCGACGGGCGCGGACGACGTGTTCGAGGTCGGCGCGCAGCGTCGCGTCTACGCGTTCGTCGAGGCGGTGAACGAGACCGGGGAGGACGTGGCGGTGGAGGTCACCTTCGAGCCGGCGTCCGGCGAGAGCGTGGGGCACGTCTCGCTCGACGTCCCGGCGGGCACGCCGCGCTGGCGCACCTGGGCCTTCACCCGGCACGTCTACACGACCGGTCGCTGGCACGCGGTGGTGCGACACCCCGACGGGCGGGAGATCGCGCGGCGCGCTTTCGACGTGGTCGACTGA
- a CDS encoding SRPBCC domain-containing protein, with product MARSIRKRVHYPHPPERVWEALTSRESLAAWLMPNDFAPRVGHRFNFRTDPAPGFDGVVHCEVLELETPRRMVWSWRGGQIDTRVTFTLAPVAGGTELLFEQTGFEGVPAILTSFILQGGFGKMFDERLPAVLDRLARGDDVATVSERERAGLGALVETITARVAARFRKEGER from the coding sequence ATGGCGCGCTCGATCCGCAAGCGCGTGCACTATCCCCACCCGCCCGAGCGCGTGTGGGAGGCGTTGACCTCCAGGGAGTCCCTCGCGGCGTGGCTGATGCCGAACGACTTCGCGCCCCGCGTCGGCCATCGCTTCAACTTCCGCACGGACCCGGCGCCGGGCTTCGACGGCGTCGTGCACTGTGAGGTCCTGGAGCTGGAGACGCCGCGCCGGATGGTCTGGTCGTGGCGCGGCGGGCAGATCGACACGCGCGTCACGTTCACGTTGGCGCCGGTCGCGGGGGGCACGGAGCTGCTCTTCGAGCAGACGGGGTTCGAGGGGGTCCCGGCGATCCTGACGAGCTTCATCCTGCAGGGCGGCTTCGGGAAGATGTTCGACGAGCGACTCCCCGCGGTGCTCGATCGCCTCGCGCGCGGAGACGACGTCGCGACGGTAAGCGAGCGCGAGCGCGCCGGGCTGGGGGCGCTCGTCGAGACGATCACCGCGCGGGTGGCCGCGCGTTTCCGGAAGGAGGGGGAGCGATGA
- a CDS encoding metalloregulator ArsR/SmtB family transcription factor, translating to MDASPGASVFKAIGDPTRRAILDLLAESERSVGELTDAFPMSQPAMSQHLKVLRTAGLVTPRKDGRRRLYRVAPEPLREVYDWVQHYERFWDDKLDALGRFLDAEVT from the coding sequence ATGGACGCTTCACCCGGCGCCTCCGTCTTCAAGGCCATCGGCGACCCGACGCGGCGCGCGATCCTCGATCTGCTCGCCGAGTCCGAGCGGAGCGTGGGTGAGCTGACCGACGCCTTCCCGATGAGCCAGCCCGCGATGAGTCAGCACCTCAAGGTCCTGCGCACGGCGGGGCTCGTGACGCCGCGCAAGGATGGACGGCGCCGGCTCTACCGCGTCGCGCCGGAGCCGCTGCGGGAGGTCTACGACTGGGTCCAGCACTACGAGCGGTTCTGGGACGACAAGCTGGACGCGCTCGGGCGCTTCCTCGACGCGGAGGTGACGTGA
- a CDS encoding pyridoxal-phosphate dependent enzyme has protein sequence MTEYAADLRSIEAARERIAPHVHRTPVMTCGTLDRRAGKRLFFKCENLQRGGAFKARGAHNAILALSDEAAAVVTHSSGNHAQAVAIAARTRGVPAHIVMPTDAPRVKRAAVESYGATVHPCEPTIEARAETAARVCEETGGTLIPPFDHPDVIAGQGTVALELLEQVDDLDAVIVPCGGGGLISGVALALREKAPHVRVFGAEPSGADDAYRSKKTGERVLRHTPKTVADGLKTPLGDLTWPVVRDLVEDIFLVDDLLLVPAMKLIFERMKLVVEPSGAIGLGVALGAAFRAVDAERVAIVFTGGNVDLDALPWTRARPR, from the coding sequence GTGACGGAATACGCCGCTGACCTGAGGAGCATCGAAGCCGCGCGCGAGCGCATCGCGCCGCACGTCCACCGCACGCCCGTGATGACCTGCGGCACCCTGGACCGCCGCGCGGGCAAGCGGCTCTTCTTCAAGTGCGAGAACCTCCAGCGCGGCGGCGCGTTCAAGGCCCGGGGCGCGCACAACGCCATCCTGGCGCTGAGCGACGAGGCCGCCGCGGTCGTCACGCACTCGAGCGGCAACCACGCCCAGGCCGTCGCCATCGCGGCGCGCACCCGCGGCGTGCCCGCGCACATCGTCATGCCCACCGACGCGCCGCGCGTGAAGCGCGCCGCCGTCGAGAGCTACGGCGCCACCGTGCACCCGTGCGAGCCCACCATCGAGGCGCGGGCGGAGACCGCGGCGCGCGTGTGCGAAGAGACCGGCGGCACCCTCATCCCCCCCTTCGACCACCCCGACGTCATCGCGGGCCAGGGCACCGTGGCGCTCGAGCTGCTCGAGCAGGTCGACGACCTGGACGCCGTCATCGTCCCTTGCGGGGGCGGCGGCCTGATCTCCGGCGTCGCCCTGGCGCTCCGGGAGAAGGCGCCGCACGTCCGCGTCTTCGGCGCGGAGCCCAGCGGCGCCGACGACGCCTACCGCAGCAAGAAGACCGGCGAGCGCGTCCTCCGCCACACCCCGAAGACCGTCGCCGACGGCCTCAAGACGCCCCTCGGCGACCTGACCTGGCCCGTCGTCCGTGACCTCGTGGAGGACATCTTCCTCGTCGACGACCTCCTCCTCGTCCCCGCCATGAAGCTGATCTTCGAGCGCATGAAGCTCGTGGTCGAGCCGAGCGGCGCCATCGGCCTCGGCGTGGCCCTCGGCGCCGCCTTCCGCGCCGTCGACGCCGAGCGCGTCGCGATCGTCTTCACCGGCGGCAACGTCGACCTCGACGCCCTCCCCTGGACCCGCGCCCGCCCTCGCTGA
- a CDS encoding aldo/keto reductase, with amino-acid sequence MEYVEVQGSRVPKLGLGTWQLEGELCRTMVEKAIAMGYRHIDTAQAYANEAKVGAGIAASGVDREDLWVTTKVWMDNAAADAVVKSTHDSLRRLGLDHVDLLLIHWPSEKVPLSETLGAMEKLMRSGETRYIGVSNFPPSLLRESLEMAPLQCIQVEHHPYLAQDEIRQLAERRELMLTAYSPLARGEVMEDETLQAIAEETGKSPAQVVLRWLTQHRNVAAIPKSSSVEHLKSNLEIFDFELDAGQANRIAKLAEGKRLIDPDFAPQWER; translated from the coding sequence ATGGAGTACGTCGAAGTCCAAGGCTCGCGAGTCCCGAAGCTCGGGCTCGGGACCTGGCAGCTCGAAGGGGAGCTGTGCCGCACGATGGTCGAGAAGGCCATCGCGATGGGGTACCGCCACATCGACACCGCGCAGGCCTACGCGAACGAGGCGAAGGTCGGCGCCGGCATCGCGGCCAGCGGGGTGGACCGCGAGGACCTCTGGGTCACGACGAAGGTCTGGATGGACAACGCCGCCGCCGACGCGGTCGTCAAATCCACCCACGACAGCCTCCGCCGACTCGGGCTCGACCACGTGGACCTGCTGCTGATCCACTGGCCCAGCGAGAAGGTGCCGCTCAGCGAGACGCTCGGCGCGATGGAGAAGCTCATGCGCTCGGGAGAGACGCGATACATCGGGGTGAGCAACTTCCCGCCGTCGCTGCTCCGGGAGTCGCTCGAGATGGCGCCGCTGCAGTGCATCCAGGTGGAGCACCACCCGTACCTGGCCCAGGACGAGATCCGCCAGCTGGCCGAGCGGCGCGAGCTGATGCTCACCGCCTACAGCCCGCTCGCGCGCGGCGAGGTCATGGAGGACGAGACCCTGCAGGCGATCGCCGAGGAGACGGGCAAGAGCCCCGCCCAGGTGGTCCTGCGCTGGCTGACCCAGCACCGGAACGTCGCCGCGATCCCGAAGTCGAGCTCGGTCGAGCACCTCAAGAGCAACCTCGAGATCTTCGACTTCGAGCTCGACGCGGGGCAGGCCAACCGGATCGCCAAGCTGGCGGAGGGCAAGCGCCTCATCGACCCCGACTTCGCGCCGCAGTGGGAGCGCTGA
- the atpD gene encoding F0F1 ATP synthase subunit beta, producing the protein MSESANGQITQVIGPVVDVEFPPGQLPELLTALRVSNKGISADADNLVLEVAQHLGEGTVRAIAMDTTDGLVRGQAVKNTGSPISMPVGEACLGRILNVVGEPVDGKGPVDAKQHDPIHRQAPEFVDQSTTVEVFETGIKVLDLIAPYRKGGKIGLFGGAGVGKTVLILELINNVAKSHGGVSCFAGVGERTREGTDLMIEMTESKLDTGESVISKAALVYGQMNEPPGARARVALSALTVAEHFRDREGQDVLLFIDNIFRFTQAGSEVSALLGRIPSAVGYQPTLGTEMGQLQERITSTTKGSITSVQAIYVPADDLTDPAPATTFAHLDATTVLSRSIAELGIYPAVDPLDSNSTLLDPGVVGERHYKVARDVQETLQRYKDLQDIIAILGMDELSEEDRATVDRARKIQKYLSQPFFVAQQFTGMEGKYVTLEETISGFEEILSGSLDHVPEQAFIYKGSIDEVKEAAAKMKKEG; encoded by the coding sequence ATGTCCGAGTCTGCCAACGGTCAGATCACCCAGGTCATCGGTCCCGTCGTCGACGTGGAGTTTCCCCCGGGCCAGCTCCCCGAGCTGCTGACCGCCCTGCGCGTGTCCAACAAGGGCATCAGCGCCGACGCCGACAACCTCGTCCTCGAGGTCGCCCAGCACCTCGGTGAGGGCACCGTCCGCGCGATCGCCATGGACACCACGGACGGCCTCGTCCGCGGTCAGGCGGTGAAGAACACCGGCTCCCCCATCTCGATGCCGGTCGGCGAGGCCTGCCTCGGCCGCATCCTCAACGTCGTGGGCGAGCCCGTGGACGGCAAGGGCCCGGTCGACGCCAAGCAGCACGACCCGATCCACCGCCAGGCGCCCGAGTTCGTCGACCAGTCGACCACGGTCGAGGTCTTCGAGACGGGCATCAAGGTGCTCGACCTCATCGCCCCCTACCGGAAGGGCGGCAAGATCGGCCTCTTCGGCGGCGCCGGCGTGGGCAAGACGGTCCTGATCCTCGAGCTCATCAACAACGTGGCCAAGAGCCACGGCGGCGTGAGCTGCTTCGCGGGCGTCGGCGAGCGCACCCGCGAGGGCACCGACCTCATGATCGAGATGACCGAGTCGAAGCTCGACACGGGCGAGTCGGTCATCAGCAAGGCGGCCCTGGTCTACGGCCAGATGAACGAGCCGCCCGGCGCGCGCGCCCGCGTGGCCCTGAGCGCGCTGACGGTCGCCGAGCACTTCCGCGACCGCGAGGGCCAGGACGTCCTCCTCTTCATCGACAACATCTTCCGCTTCACCCAGGCGGGCTCCGAGGTGTCGGCGCTCCTGGGCCGGATCCCGAGCGCCGTCGGCTACCAGCCCACGCTCGGCACCGAGATGGGCCAGCTCCAGGAGCGCATCACCTCGACCACCAAGGGCTCCATCACGTCGGTGCAGGCCATCTACGTCCCGGCCGACGACCTGACGGACCCGGCGCCGGCGACCACCTTCGCCCACCTCGACGCCACCACGGTGCTCAGCCGCTCCATCGCCGAGCTGGGCATCTACCCGGCCGTCGACCCGCTCGACAGCAACTCGACGCTGCTCGATCCGGGCGTCGTCGGCGAGCGCCACTACAAGGTCGCCCGCGACGTGCAGGAGACCCTGCAGCGCTACAAGGACCTCCAGGACATCATCGCCATCCTCGGGATGGACGAGCTGTCGGAGGAGGACCGCGCCACGGTCGACCGCGCCCGGAAGATCCAGAAGTACCTCTCGCAGCCCTTCTTCGTCGCCCAGCAGTTCACCGGCATGGAAGGCAAGTACGTCACCCTCGAAGAGACCATCAGCGGCTTCGAGGAGATCCTCAGCGGCTCCCTCGACCACGTCCCGGAGCAGGCCTTCATCTACAAGGGCAGCATCGACGAGGTGAAGGAAGCGGCCGCGAAGATGAAGAAGGAGGGCTGA
- the atpC gene encoding ATP synthase F1 subunit epsilon — MADAELLRLEIATPVGLALQTECESIAAPSVEGEFGVYPGHLPLLAALRSGVVKYEVEGRSLLAAVGPGFVEAGPEKVLLLTNSFALPEQVDVDSVRAELQAAEERLDGLDPDAPRSDMEEVQRDIEWAHARLAIAAHD, encoded by the coding sequence ATGGCCGACGCCGAGCTCCTCAGGCTCGAGATCGCCACCCCGGTCGGGCTGGCGCTCCAGACGGAGTGCGAGTCGATCGCCGCGCCCAGCGTGGAGGGCGAGTTCGGGGTCTACCCGGGCCACCTCCCGCTCCTGGCGGCGCTGCGCTCCGGCGTGGTGAAGTACGAGGTCGAAGGTCGATCGCTGCTCGCGGCGGTCGGACCGGGCTTCGTCGAGGCGGGGCCGGAGAAGGTGCTCCTGCTCACCAACAGCTTCGCGCTCCCCGAGCAGGTCGACGTCGACTCGGTCCGCGCGGAGCTGCAGGCGGCGGAGGAGAGGCTGGACGGCCTCGACCCCGACGCGCCCCGCTCGGACATGGAAGAGGTCCAGCGGGACATCGAGTGGGCCCACGCCCGCCTGGCCATCGCCGCTCACGACTGA
- a CDS encoding pectin acetylesterase-family hydrolase produces MSLIPTSSACMTLTALLILGACDGEAGTDAGGLPPDGAIERDAASREDAGEDASVAPVAWIGEALASCTRPGEAGGTARGMDLRRVDIDLDVFPEARCADGTGAVFYVRRASAPGSAARWLIQLQGGGACSSPDSCAQRWCSEGTNFGADKLSSQFAPEAGTRAEGVLAARPDNPFQTWNHVFVHYCSSDLWTGRQAEVELDATHPIDAEPVRFRAAFQGASIVDAVVATLRGEAGSVMAGPDALPDLDEADEVVLAGASAGGAGVIYNLDRVAADLREHNVACDGATCPLSVYGLIDSIYGVRLDRLDFSSSSLCAEGLGTWEAFSRADDAAKRAIWAPSLDDSCDAWHAAEGSPDGFRCTDNAYVIEHHVTTPFILRMGLTDSLIGGGMAERGFSVPERGGAAIDIGLFAELVSEQLVALPDLPRTANEGASMTRSPGVYGPACPKHETLSDGPNTYAVRVEVSGTPVSFAELIQAWRADAGGVTSAVTVPGVNPSTCP; encoded by the coding sequence ATGAGCCTCATCCCGACGAGCAGCGCGTGCATGACGCTGACCGCGCTCCTGATACTGGGCGCCTGTGACGGGGAGGCGGGGACCGACGCCGGCGGTCTTCCCCCCGATGGCGCGATCGAACGGGACGCCGCGTCGCGCGAGGACGCGGGCGAGGACGCGAGCGTGGCTCCGGTCGCGTGGATCGGGGAAGCGCTCGCCTCCTGCACGCGGCCGGGCGAGGCTGGCGGGACCGCGCGGGGCATGGATCTGCGCCGGGTCGACATCGACCTCGATGTGTTTCCCGAGGCACGCTGCGCCGACGGGACCGGCGCGGTGTTCTACGTACGGCGCGCGAGCGCGCCGGGGAGCGCGGCCCGCTGGCTCATTCAGCTCCAGGGGGGCGGAGCGTGTTCCAGCCCGGACAGCTGCGCGCAGCGCTGGTGCAGCGAGGGTACGAACTTCGGCGCGGACAAGCTCAGCTCCCAGTTCGCGCCGGAGGCCGGGACCCGCGCCGAAGGCGTCCTCGCGGCGCGTCCGGACAACCCGTTCCAAACCTGGAACCACGTCTTCGTTCATTACTGCAGCTCGGACCTCTGGACGGGTCGGCAGGCCGAGGTCGAGCTGGACGCCACCCATCCCATCGACGCGGAGCCGGTTCGTTTCCGCGCCGCGTTCCAGGGAGCGTCCATCGTCGACGCGGTCGTCGCGACGCTCCGCGGTGAAGCGGGCTCGGTCATGGCCGGGCCCGACGCGCTGCCCGACCTCGACGAGGCCGACGAGGTCGTGCTGGCGGGCGCGTCGGCGGGCGGCGCGGGCGTCATCTACAATCTCGACCGCGTCGCGGCGGACCTCCGCGAGCACAACGTCGCTTGCGACGGGGCCACCTGTCCGCTCAGCGTGTACGGGCTCATCGACTCCATCTACGGCGTCCGGCTGGATCGCCTGGACTTCTCCTCGTCGAGCCTGTGCGCGGAGGGGCTCGGCACGTGGGAGGCGTTCTCGCGCGCGGACGACGCGGCCAAGCGCGCGATCTGGGCGCCCTCGCTCGATGACAGCTGCGACGCCTGGCACGCCGCCGAGGGGTCGCCAGACGGCTTTCGTTGCACCGACAACGCCTACGTGATCGAGCATCACGTCACGACGCCTTTCATTCTCCGTATGGGGCTGACCGACAGCCTCATCGGCGGCGGGATGGCGGAGCGCGGCTTCTCCGTGCCGGAGCGGGGTGGCGCGGCGATCGACATCGGCCTGTTCGCCGAGCTGGTCTCGGAGCAGCTGGTCGCTCTGCCAGACCTCCCGCGGACCGCCAACGAGGGGGCGTCGATGACGCGCTCGCCGGGGGTCTACGGTCCGGCCTGTCCGAAGCACGAGACGCTGAGCGACGGCCCGAACACCTACGCGGTGCGCGTGGAGGTGTCGGGGACGCCCGTCTCCTTCGCGGAGTTGATCCAGGCGTGGCGAGCCGACGCCGGCGGAGTCACCAGCGCCGTCACCGTGCCGGGGGTCAACCCGTCGACCTGTCCCTGA
- a CDS encoding tudor domain-containing protein, with translation MRKPLALLVLLLLPGCPGRGGPELPPDVGMSHQGGPSSGGDGARVVPEENQEPVDVGTRVWANYHDTGFFFHGVVVERREDEHRVIYGDGASEWLPAAALRPDALGEEARVHVRPSYEGEFLEATVLRRLGDAIYVHSASGQERWTALPHVRFAGGDRRVPVAGEPPAELPRPEAVDVGARVLVNYAHQGLRFVGTVTAVAEDGRYHVVYLDGESGWVAARDIELEAVGEGTIVHVRRTWEPAEWVRGRVAQRVGSALRVELDDGGVAWTSLLRIRLPEPSPAAPAAADDGASEATIPAE, from the coding sequence ATGCGGAAGCCTCTCGCACTCCTGGTCCTGTTGCTCTTGCCAGGCTGCCCCGGTCGGGGCGGCCCCGAGCTGCCTCCCGACGTGGGCATGTCGCACCAGGGCGGCCCCTCGAGCGGCGGCGACGGCGCGCGCGTCGTGCCGGAGGAGAACCAGGAGCCGGTGGACGTCGGGACGCGGGTCTGGGCGAACTACCACGACACCGGGTTCTTCTTTCACGGGGTCGTGGTCGAGCGGCGAGAGGACGAGCACCGCGTGATCTACGGCGACGGCGCGAGCGAGTGGCTGCCGGCCGCCGCGCTCCGTCCGGACGCGCTCGGTGAGGAGGCGCGGGTCCACGTGCGGCCCAGCTACGAGGGCGAGTTCCTCGAGGCGACGGTGCTGCGGCGGCTCGGCGACGCGATCTACGTGCACTCCGCGTCGGGTCAGGAGCGCTGGACGGCGCTGCCCCACGTGCGCTTCGCGGGGGGTGACCGGCGCGTGCCGGTGGCGGGCGAGCCCCCGGCCGAGCTGCCCCGGCCCGAGGCGGTCGACGTCGGGGCGCGGGTGCTCGTGAACTACGCCCACCAGGGGCTGCGCTTCGTCGGTACGGTCACCGCGGTGGCCGAGGACGGCCGCTACCACGTGGTCTACCTCGACGGAGAGAGCGGATGGGTCGCCGCGCGCGACATCGAGCTCGAGGCGGTGGGCGAGGGCACGATCGTGCACGTCCGCCGGACCTGGGAGCCCGCGGAGTGGGTGCGGGGGCGCGTGGCCCAGCGGGTCGGGTCGGCGCTCCGGGTGGAGCTGGACGACGGCGGCGTGGCGTGGACCTCGCTCCTGCGCATCCGGCTCCCCGAGCCGAGCCCGGCCGCGCCGGCCGCTGCAGATGACGGCGCGAGCGAGGCGACCATCCCCGCCGAGTGA
- a CDS encoding response regulator has translation MIASATPSTAPRVLLVDDDESVVHALTRLLGRAGWEVRSSERAFGVLNLVAEYRPHVIVLDVVMPGLDGGQLTELLRSDPELARTRVVLHSGMDPMELEQRARLVEADGFVSKGGRPADLLETLRQFAA, from the coding sequence ATGATCGCCTCCGCCACGCCCTCGACCGCACCCCGCGTGCTCCTCGTGGACGACGACGAGAGCGTCGTGCATGCACTGACCCGCCTCCTCGGTCGCGCTGGGTGGGAGGTCCGGTCGTCCGAGCGCGCCTTCGGGGTCCTGAACCTGGTGGCGGAGTATCGGCCGCACGTGATCGTGCTCGACGTGGTGATGCCCGGGCTCGACGGCGGCCAGCTCACGGAGCTGCTGCGAAGCGACCCTGAGCTGGCCCGGACCCGGGTGGTCCTGCACTCCGGGATGGACCCGATGGAGCTCGAGCAGCGCGCCAGGCTGGTCGAGGCCGACGGCTTCGTCTCCAAGGGCGGCCGGCCCGCGGATCTGCTCGAGACGCTCCGCCAGTTCGCGGCCTGA
- a CDS encoding tetratricopeptide repeat protein yields MRVGALAALLLALPLAAAPARAQHDPIGDAEAAFAEGRHEDAEGLYRQALESGRLAPPGLARVYLRLAELAALGSTGDAARLLGFALALDPALDVPASLGPVEPPTRGVRVVLEVSDDDAPIGVRVADAPDTLVRVLEVRGRGFERTLSWDGEPREVDPPADARPIEVRALDTHGNLVAQAGRLAPEEPAPAPTPDPDLTPEPEEPAEEGTPAIESPWFWVGVGLVVVGVAVAVAFSASGTRYVLDAPVIR; encoded by the coding sequence TTGCGAGTAGGCGCGCTCGCGGCGCTCCTGCTCGCGCTCCCGCTGGCCGCGGCGCCCGCGCGCGCGCAGCACGATCCGATCGGCGACGCCGAGGCGGCCTTCGCGGAGGGGCGCCACGAGGACGCGGAGGGTCTGTATCGTCAGGCCCTGGAGAGCGGTCGGCTCGCGCCGCCGGGGCTCGCTCGCGTCTACCTTCGGCTCGCGGAGCTCGCCGCGCTCGGCTCCACCGGCGACGCCGCCCGCCTGCTCGGGTTCGCGCTCGCCCTCGACCCGGCGCTCGACGTGCCCGCGTCGCTCGGGCCGGTCGAGCCACCGACGCGCGGCGTGCGCGTGGTCCTCGAGGTCAGCGACGACGACGCGCCGATCGGGGTTCGCGTGGCCGACGCGCCGGACACGCTCGTGCGGGTGCTCGAGGTGCGCGGCCGGGGCTTCGAGCGGACGCTCTCCTGGGACGGGGAGCCGCGTGAGGTCGACCCACCCGCCGACGCGCGCCCCATCGAGGTGCGCGCCCTCGACACCCACGGCAACCTCGTCGCGCAGGCGGGCCGCCTGGCTCCCGAAGAGCCCGCGCCCGCGCCGACGCCGGACCCCGATCTGACGCCCGAGCCGGAGGAGCCGGCCGAGGAGGGCACGCCGGCCATCGAGAGCCCCTGGTTCTGGGTCGGCGTCGGCCTGGTCGTGGTCGGCGTCGCGGTGGCGGTGGCCTTCAGCGCGAGCGGCACCCGCTACGTGCTCGACGCGCCGGTGATCCGATGA